A region of Tachyglossus aculeatus isolate mTacAcu1 unplaced genomic scaffold, mTacAcu1.pri SUPER_32, whole genome shotgun sequence DNA encodes the following proteins:
- the LOC119921906 gene encoding olfactory receptor 2G3-like encodes MMPNDPSGEDFVLVGFSAQPQLEKIFFMVVLIFGLLTLVGKIVGHYFGDRLYFHLHTPMYIFLSHLSHMYLCFTTSIVPQLLWNIRGHSKTITLVHCAVQLYVSLALGSSEYILLVVMALDHHAAICRPLHYTTIMHPRLCWALVGLAGLGRVGDTAIQVTVIYHLPRCGQQRLSHFLCEMLTMLKLACVDVGDNEIQLFVDTLALTLLPFNPITVSYGSNTRAVLRI; translated from the coding sequence ATGATGCCGAATGACCCTTCTGGAGAGGACTTTGTCTTGGTGGGTTTCTCTGCTCAGCCCCAGTTAGAGAAGATCTTCTTTATGGTTGTCTTGATCTTCGGCCTCCTAACCCTGGTGGGCAAGATTGTTGGCCATTATTTTGGTGACCGACTGTATTTCCATCTCCATACGCCCATGTACatcttcctgtctcacctctcccacatgtacctctgcttcaccaccagCATCGTCCCCCAGCTTCTGTGGAACATCCGGGGGCACTCCAAGACCATCACCCTGGTCCATTGTGCGGTCCAGCTCTACGTCTCCCTGGCCCTGGGTTCGTCGGAGTACATCCTTCTGGTCGTCATGGCCTTGGACCATCACGCCGCCATCTGCCGACCCcttcactacaccaccatcatgcaCCCGCGACTCTGCTGGGCCCTGGTGGGCTTAGCCGGGCTGGGTCGGGTGGGGGACACCGCGATTCAGGTCACCGTCATATACCACCTGCCCCGCTGTGGACAACAGCggctttcccacttcctctgtgagATGCTCACCATGCTCAAGCTGGCATGTGTGGACGTTGGGGACAATGAGATCCAGCTCTTCGTGGACACTTTGGCCCTGACTCTCCTACCCTTCAACCCGATCACGGTCTCCTATGGGTCCAACACCCGGGCAGTGCTGAGGATCTAG